A genomic segment from bacterium encodes:
- a CDS encoding NAD(P)-dependent oxidoreductase, giving the protein MATGFIGLGNLGRAIAQRLIDCGQELVAYNRTASKAEGLKARVVTNIDELLPSCPTVMLCLFDSKAVAEILPQALALQPKGRLVIDLSTNHHRQVLDFHRVCADAGCEYLESPVLGSVIPALRGELTVLASGTHSTFERGKPMLDIIGKTIHFLPQPGTATRMKLINNHLLGTFMAAIAEATTLSVRAGISREQAIAILSGGAGNSAVFNAKREKLLNDDYSPHFSAALIQKDLGYLLELADETGMETLLARTSKSLYDRTMNDNPHEIDFSAVMKYLK; this is encoded by the coding sequence ATGGCAACAGGGTTCATTGGCTTGGGCAATCTTGGGCGCGCTATTGCGCAACGACTGATTGATTGCGGTCAGGAATTGGTAGCATACAATCGCACGGCATCGAAAGCCGAAGGACTAAAGGCGCGAGTTGTTACCAACATCGACGAATTGTTACCGAGCTGCCCGACGGTGATGCTTTGCCTGTTCGATAGTAAAGCAGTTGCTGAGATACTACCGCAAGCTTTGGCTCTCCAGCCAAAGGGCCGGCTTGTAATCGATTTGAGTACGAATCATCATCGGCAAGTGCTCGACTTCCATCGCGTGTGCGCCGATGCCGGCTGTGAGTATCTTGAGTCACCCGTATTGGGAAGTGTCATTCCGGCTTTGCGTGGTGAGTTGACAGTGCTCGCGAGTGGAACTCACTCTACATTCGAGAGAGGAAAGCCGATGCTGGACATCATCGGCAAGACTATACATTTCCTACCACAGCCCGGCACAGCGACGCGAATGAAGCTAATCAACAATCATCTTCTCGGTACATTCATGGCGGCGATTGCGGAAGCAACCACACTGAGTGTACGAGCGGGCATTTCGCGCGAGCAGGCAATTGCAATCTTAAGCGGCGGTGCAGGCAATTCTGCAGTCTTCAATGCAAAACGGGAAAAGTTACTCAACGATGACTACTCGCCGCATTTTTCTGCGGCACTGATTCAAAAGGATCTCGGCTATCTGCTGGAGTTGGCGGACGAAACTGGAATGGAAACTTTGTTGGCGCGAACCTCGAAGAGCTTATATGACCGAACAATGAATGATAATCCGCACGAGATTGACTTCTCGGCGGTGATGAAGTATCTGAAGTGA